In Paenibacillus kyungheensis, the following are encoded in one genomic region:
- a CDS encoding VOC family protein produces MIEFEYIHHMSLAVRDINRSRVFYSDVLQLKEIERPPFDSVGIWYAIGEQQLHLIQQPQGETLREGNIDSTDGHLAIWVRSYRQTLEWLDQQNVFYEARPHSLAGFAQIYILDPDHNIIELDAPYEE; encoded by the coding sequence ATGATTGAATTTGAATATATTCATCATATGAGTTTGGCAGTACGTGATATTAATAGATCTCGTGTCTTTTATTCTGACGTACTTCAATTGAAAGAAATTGAGCGTCCGCCATTTGATTCTGTAGGAATATGGTATGCAATAGGTGAGCAACAGTTGCATTTGATACAGCAACCGCAAGGAGAAACATTACGTGAGGGGAATATTGATTCAACAGATGGACATCTAGCTATCTGGGTAAGGAGTTATCGTCAGACATTGGAGTGGTTAGATCAACAAAATGTATTCTATGAAGCACGTCCCCATAGTTTGGCCGGCTTTGCACAGATTTATATTCTTGATCCTGATCATAATATTATAGAGTTGGATGCTCCCTATGAAGAGTAG
- a CDS encoding AraC family transcriptional regulator: MISSENDLHHFSQKPIRFILTPSPVAQSTYLYIQEIGYHYIDSSSSIKHAKIASYLFLYTLSGSGCLYYRGQSFLLQAGDFFWIDCKEEYRYEAKSEQPWETLSIHMYGATIAGYYDQYDNNQMPVYHSQSSSLILELAQQLLNLQYTRTQKTELLNAQLLTQLLTEIILTTIYAKDNTYSIPSKILNMQTYLEHNYTQAITLDQLAKQYGMNKFQLTKDFKQYIGLPPIEYLIHIRINAAKGMLQYSDKSVQEIANEVGVDNVSHFINLFKARVNCTPLSYRKEWS, translated from the coding sequence ATGATATCCAGCGAAAACGATTTGCATCATTTCTCTCAAAAGCCTATCCGCTTTATTCTCACCCCTTCTCCTGTCGCTCAATCCACTTATCTGTATATTCAAGAAATCGGGTATCATTATATCGATTCATCTTCTTCTATTAAGCATGCCAAAATTGCGTCCTATCTGTTCTTATATACATTGTCCGGTTCTGGTTGTCTGTATTATCGAGGACAGTCTTTTCTATTACAAGCAGGTGATTTCTTCTGGATCGATTGCAAAGAAGAATACCGCTATGAAGCAAAGTCCGAACAACCATGGGAAACGTTATCGATCCATATGTATGGAGCCACAATAGCGGGCTACTATGATCAATATGACAATAATCAGATGCCAGTATATCATTCACAATCGTCTTCGCTGATTCTGGAGCTAGCTCAACAATTACTTAACTTGCAATACACACGTACACAGAAAACAGAGCTTCTGAATGCTCAACTCCTCACACAATTGTTAACCGAGATCATCTTAACGACGATCTATGCCAAAGACAATACATACAGCATCCCCTCCAAAATTCTGAATATGCAAACTTATCTCGAACATAACTACACGCAAGCGATCACACTCGACCAGCTCGCCAAACAATACGGGATGAACAAATTTCAACTGACCAAAGATTTCAAACAATATATCGGACTCCCTCCGATCGAATACCTGATCCATATTCGGATCAATGCTGCCAAAGGCATGCTACAATATTCCGACAAAAGCGTCCAAGAAATCGCCAACGAAGTCGGCGTAGACAATGTATCTCATTTTATCAATTTATTCAAAGCCAGAGTCAATTGCACCCCGCTTAGTTACCGAAAAGAATGGTCGTAA
- a CDS encoding VanZ family protein, with protein sequence MSSIYSSRKFPYVRWIIWTVLALAWMAFIFYKSNQPYIEQDLKPFLADLIPESTLSTFTPTIEFSYDGYLVSGTSPYDFFEFFIRKIAHVVEFAILAFLLCRVFSPLTRREYAPIVWAGIVSYLYALSDEWHQTFVSGRTGHFTDTLVDGIGIVLVMLFYILIRRRKHKKSGLRFR encoded by the coding sequence ATGAGTTCTATCTATAGTAGTCGAAAATTTCCGTACGTTCGCTGGATCATATGGACGGTACTGGCTTTAGCATGGATGGCTTTTATTTTTTACAAATCCAATCAGCCGTATATTGAGCAGGATTTGAAGCCGTTTTTGGCAGACTTGATTCCAGAGTCCACGTTGTCTACATTTACACCTACGATTGAATTTTCGTATGATGGTTATCTGGTGAGTGGCACATCGCCTTATGATTTTTTTGAATTTTTTATTCGTAAAATAGCGCATGTGGTTGAATTTGCGATTCTGGCGTTTTTGTTATGTCGTGTGTTTTCTCCACTGACACGCCGAGAGTATGCGCCGATTGTCTGGGCAGGTATTGTATCTTATCTATATGCGTTGTCGGATGAATGGCATCAGACATTTGTATCAGGACGAACAGGGCATTTTACAGATACATTAGTCGATGGAATTGGGATCGTATTAGTTATGTTATTTTATATTTTGATCCGTAGACGCAAGCATAAAAAGAGCGGACTACGGTTTCGCTAG
- a CDS encoding GNAT family N-acetyltransferase: protein MLISNDHLSIRSLTIEDKNNLAKWMSDPTVLQYYQGRDEPLDVDKVTEIFYDPDNEDVQCIIEYDGIPIGYIQYYLLDQESRNVYGYHDSSEVIYGMDQFIGEPDYWNRGIGTLLIQTMITFLTQQKQAHRIAMDPQTWNTRALHCYKKCGFQKVKLLPNHEWHEGEYRDCWLIEYKK from the coding sequence ATGCTTATTTCGAACGATCATTTGTCTATTCGTTCTCTTACCATTGAAGATAAAAATAACCTTGCAAAATGGATGTCTGACCCTACAGTTTTGCAATATTATCAAGGTCGAGATGAACCTCTAGATGTGGACAAAGTCACTGAAATCTTTTACGATCCAGATAATGAAGATGTTCAGTGTATTATCGAATATGATGGTATACCGATAGGTTATATTCAATATTACCTGTTAGATCAAGAAAGCAGAAATGTATACGGATATCATGACTCTAGTGAAGTGATCTATGGGATGGATCAGTTTATCGGCGAACCAGACTATTGGAATCGGGGTATTGGTACTCTACTCATCCAGACAATGATCACCTTCCTCACACAGCAAAAACAAGCCCACCGCATCGCAATGGACCCTCAGACATGGAATACGAGAGCACTCCATTGTTATAAAAAATGTGGATTCCAAAAAGTAAAATTATTACCCAACCATGAATGGCATGAAGGTGAATATCGGGATTGTTGGTTAATAGAGTACAAAAAGTAG